The proteins below come from a single Anguilla rostrata isolate EN2019 chromosome 3, ASM1855537v3, whole genome shotgun sequence genomic window:
- the naxd gene encoding ATP-dependent (S)-NAD(P)H-hydrate dehydratase isoform X2, producing MIQITRLCTLVAEVTRSPSLDLETRALLDIWGEQDVQTALDGNFRNSHVYRDVAGRLGEMGFERTPEQCRIRVKSLKRQYYQAKEGTKKNGQYHKICKFYDEMERILSNRPHIDPQDMMDSSAIGDETMDGTEEEGEVGIDHPQEAYVESTGECSYAEHPVKLEYPSLPIPVTVGNSATPRQNNIQSTSSLSGTRSKRSKKRYTNLSLDKLMEKFLEQSMEAEENFYKYEEQRLRVEDRRREAEHSRELQMLQVLGQMFAGISSPTATPAPPTPHSHPSQMAPPSAPTHPPHVHHRPADHPNRSMASAPTHPLVIERSFSLGSAMQRNTENLLPLVRNVIPPLTPKKHKGQDGRVGIVGGCREYTGAPYFAAISALKVGADLSHVFCTKDAATVIKSYSPELIVHPVLDSSNAVEEVEKWLPRLHSVVVGPGLGRDDKLLKNAKEIIEKSKARDIPIIIDADGLWLVAQQPSVIQGYQKGILTPNFMEFSRLYEAVHHEPLDSRDNQRSAMQLSAALGNLTIVLKGEEDIITDGNRVVVCKQEGSGRRCGGQGDLLSGALGALAHWAFSSSAETLKSTSPPLVAAFGACTLTRQCNRQAFHKHGRATTTSDMIQEISSAFKTLFES from the exons ATGATCCAAATAACCCGTTTGTGTACTCTCGTAGCAGAAGTTACGCGCAGTCCATCTTTAG ATTTGGAGACCAGAGCGTTGCTGGATATTTGGGGCGAGCAGGATGTGCAGACGGCGCTGGACGGAAACTTTCGGAACAGTCATGTCTACCGCGACGTAGCAGGCAGATTGGGAGAAATGGGCTTCGAAAGGACACCGGAGCAGTGTAGGATACGCGTGAAGAGTTTGAAAAGGCAATACTACCAGGCGAAGGAAGGCACGAAGAAAAACGGACAGTACCACAAAATCTGCAAGTTTTACGACGAGATGGAGAGGATCCTGAGCAACCGACCTCACATTGATCCTCAGGACATGATGGATAGTTCTGCCATTGGGGACGAAACCATGGACGGCACAGAAGAGGAAGGTGAAGTAGGTATCGACCATCCGCAGGAAGCTTACGTGGAGAGCACCGGCGAATGCTCCTATGCCGAACACCCTGTCAAGTTGGAgtacccctccctccctattcCAGTAACAGTGGGAAACA GTGCGACTCCAAGACAGAACAACATCCAGAGCACCAGCAGCCTGTCAGGCACCAGGTCCAAGCGCTCCAAGAAGCGTTACACCAACCTGTCCCTGGACAAGCTGATGGAGAAGTTCCTGGAGCAGAGCATGGAGGCGGAGGAGAACTTCTATAAGTACGAGGAGCAGCGACTTCGAGTCGAGGACAGGAGGCGGGAGGCGGAGCACTCCCGCGAGCTCCAGATGCTCCAGGTGTTGGGCCAGATGTTTGCCGGGATCAGCAGCCCCACAGCCACGCCtgcgcccccaaccccccactcGCACCCCTCACAGAtggcccccccctccgccccaaCGCACCCCCCGCACGTTCACCACCGCCCCGCCGACCACCCCAACCGCAGCATGGCGTCTGCCCCCACCCATCCACTAG TTATCGAACGGTCGTTCTCCCTGGGCAGCGCGATGCAGAGGAACACGGAGAACCTCCTCCCCCTGGTGAGGAACGTCATCCCGCCTCTGACCCCGAAAAAGCACAAGGGGCAGGATGGCCGGGTCGGGATCGTCGGCGGTTGTCGAGA GTACACGGGAGCACCTTATTTTGCTGCAATCTCAGCTCTAAAAGTG GGGGCAGATTTGTCTCACGTGTTTTGTACCAAAGACGCTGCCACCGTGATCAAGTCCTACAGTCCTGAGCTGATCGTGCACCCAGTATT AGACAGCTCCAATGcagtggaggaggtggagaaatGGCTGCCCAGACTGCACAGTGTTGTGGTTGGACCCGGTTTAGGGCGAGACGATAAGCTTCTTAAAAACGCCAAG GAAATCATAGAAAAATCCAAAGCCAGAGATATTCCTATAATTATCGATGCG GATGGCCTTTGGCTTGTTGCCCAGCAACCATCCGTCATCCAGGGTTACCAGAAGGGCATCCTCACGCCCAATTTCATGGAGTTCAGTCGGCTGTACGAAGCGGTG CACCACGAGCCCCTGGACAGCAGAGACAATCAGAGAAGTGCCATGCAGCTGAGCGCGGCCCTGGGGAACCTGACCATCGTGCTGAAGGGGGAAGAGGACATCATCACCGACGGCAACAGAG TGGTCGTGTGCAAACAGGAAGGCAGCGGTCGCAggtgtggggggcagggtgacCTCTTGTCGGGGGCTCTGGGAGCGCTGGCCCACTgggccttctcctcctctgcagaGACTTTGAAAAG CACAAGCCCCCCGCTGGTCGCGGCGTTCGGAGCGTGCACCCTGACCAGGCAGTGCAACCGGCAGGCCTTCCACAAGCACGGGCGGGCCACCACCACCTCGGACATGATCCAGGAGATCAGCAGCGCCTTCAAGACCCTGTTCGAGAGCTGA
- the naxd gene encoding ATP-dependent (S)-NAD(P)H-hydrate dehydratase isoform X4 produces MIQITRLCTLVAEVTRSPSLVIERSFSLGSAMQRNTENLLPLVRNVIPPLTPKKHKGQDGRVGIVGGCREYTGAPYFAAISALKVGADLSHVFCTKDAATVIKSYSPELIVHPVLDSSNAVEEVEKWLPRLHSVVVGPGLGRDDKLLKNAKEIIEKSKARDIPIIIDADGLWLVAQQPSVIQGYQKGILTPNFMEFSRLYEAVHHEPLDSRDNQRSAMQLSAALGNLTIVLKGEEDIITDGNRVVVCKQEGSGRRCGGQGDLLSGALGALAHWAFSSSAETLKSTSPPLVAAFGACTLTRQCNRQAFHKHGRATTTSDMIQEISSAFKTLFES; encoded by the exons ATGATCCAAATAACCCGTTTGTGTACTCTCGTAGCAGAAGTTACGCGCAGTCCATCTTTAG TTATCGAACGGTCGTTCTCCCTGGGCAGCGCGATGCAGAGGAACACGGAGAACCTCCTCCCCCTGGTGAGGAACGTCATCCCGCCTCTGACCCCGAAAAAGCACAAGGGGCAGGATGGCCGGGTCGGGATCGTCGGCGGTTGTCGAGA GTACACGGGAGCACCTTATTTTGCTGCAATCTCAGCTCTAAAAGTG GGGGCAGATTTGTCTCACGTGTTTTGTACCAAAGACGCTGCCACCGTGATCAAGTCCTACAGTCCTGAGCTGATCGTGCACCCAGTATT AGACAGCTCCAATGcagtggaggaggtggagaaatGGCTGCCCAGACTGCACAGTGTTGTGGTTGGACCCGGTTTAGGGCGAGACGATAAGCTTCTTAAAAACGCCAAG GAAATCATAGAAAAATCCAAAGCCAGAGATATTCCTATAATTATCGATGCG GATGGCCTTTGGCTTGTTGCCCAGCAACCATCCGTCATCCAGGGTTACCAGAAGGGCATCCTCACGCCCAATTTCATGGAGTTCAGTCGGCTGTACGAAGCGGTG CACCACGAGCCCCTGGACAGCAGAGACAATCAGAGAAGTGCCATGCAGCTGAGCGCGGCCCTGGGGAACCTGACCATCGTGCTGAAGGGGGAAGAGGACATCATCACCGACGGCAACAGAG TGGTCGTGTGCAAACAGGAAGGCAGCGGTCGCAggtgtggggggcagggtgacCTCTTGTCGGGGGCTCTGGGAGCGCTGGCCCACTgggccttctcctcctctgcagaGACTTTGAAAAG CACAAGCCCCCCGCTGGTCGCGGCGTTCGGAGCGTGCACCCTGACCAGGCAGTGCAACCGGCAGGCCTTCCACAAGCACGGGCGGGCCACCACCACCTCGGACATGATCCAGGAGATCAGCAGCGCCTTCAAGACCCTGTTCGAGAGCTGA
- the naxd gene encoding ATP-dependent (S)-NAD(P)H-hydrate dehydratase isoform X1, with translation MQWGPGTVVTCVVTVTISIAVTLFTLNEEDLETRALLDIWGEQDVQTALDGNFRNSHVYRDVAGRLGEMGFERTPEQCRIRVKSLKRQYYQAKEGTKKNGQYHKICKFYDEMERILSNRPHIDPQDMMDSSAIGDETMDGTEEEGEVGIDHPQEAYVESTGECSYAEHPVKLEYPSLPIPVTVGNSATPRQNNIQSTSSLSGTRSKRSKKRYTNLSLDKLMEKFLEQSMEAEENFYKYEEQRLRVEDRRREAEHSRELQMLQVLGQMFAGISSPTATPAPPTPHSHPSQMAPPSAPTHPPHVHHRPADHPNRSMASAPTHPLVIERSFSLGSAMQRNTENLLPLVRNVIPPLTPKKHKGQDGRVGIVGGCREYTGAPYFAAISALKVGADLSHVFCTKDAATVIKSYSPELIVHPVLDSSNAVEEVEKWLPRLHSVVVGPGLGRDDKLLKNAKEIIEKSKARDIPIIIDADGLWLVAQQPSVIQGYQKGILTPNFMEFSRLYEAVHHEPLDSRDNQRSAMQLSAALGNLTIVLKGEEDIITDGNRVVVCKQEGSGRRCGGQGDLLSGALGALAHWAFSSSAETLKSTSPPLVAAFGACTLTRQCNRQAFHKHGRATTTSDMIQEISSAFKTLFES, from the exons ATGCAATGGGGACCGGGTACCGTGGTCACCTGTGTTGTGACAGTCACGATTTCGATTGCCGTAACACTCTTCACACTGAATGAGGAAG ATTTGGAGACCAGAGCGTTGCTGGATATTTGGGGCGAGCAGGATGTGCAGACGGCGCTGGACGGAAACTTTCGGAACAGTCATGTCTACCGCGACGTAGCAGGCAGATTGGGAGAAATGGGCTTCGAAAGGACACCGGAGCAGTGTAGGATACGCGTGAAGAGTTTGAAAAGGCAATACTACCAGGCGAAGGAAGGCACGAAGAAAAACGGACAGTACCACAAAATCTGCAAGTTTTACGACGAGATGGAGAGGATCCTGAGCAACCGACCTCACATTGATCCTCAGGACATGATGGATAGTTCTGCCATTGGGGACGAAACCATGGACGGCACAGAAGAGGAAGGTGAAGTAGGTATCGACCATCCGCAGGAAGCTTACGTGGAGAGCACCGGCGAATGCTCCTATGCCGAACACCCTGTCAAGTTGGAgtacccctccctccctattcCAGTAACAGTGGGAAACA GTGCGACTCCAAGACAGAACAACATCCAGAGCACCAGCAGCCTGTCAGGCACCAGGTCCAAGCGCTCCAAGAAGCGTTACACCAACCTGTCCCTGGACAAGCTGATGGAGAAGTTCCTGGAGCAGAGCATGGAGGCGGAGGAGAACTTCTATAAGTACGAGGAGCAGCGACTTCGAGTCGAGGACAGGAGGCGGGAGGCGGAGCACTCCCGCGAGCTCCAGATGCTCCAGGTGTTGGGCCAGATGTTTGCCGGGATCAGCAGCCCCACAGCCACGCCtgcgcccccaaccccccactcGCACCCCTCACAGAtggcccccccctccgccccaaCGCACCCCCCGCACGTTCACCACCGCCCCGCCGACCACCCCAACCGCAGCATGGCGTCTGCCCCCACCCATCCACTAG TTATCGAACGGTCGTTCTCCCTGGGCAGCGCGATGCAGAGGAACACGGAGAACCTCCTCCCCCTGGTGAGGAACGTCATCCCGCCTCTGACCCCGAAAAAGCACAAGGGGCAGGATGGCCGGGTCGGGATCGTCGGCGGTTGTCGAGA GTACACGGGAGCACCTTATTTTGCTGCAATCTCAGCTCTAAAAGTG GGGGCAGATTTGTCTCACGTGTTTTGTACCAAAGACGCTGCCACCGTGATCAAGTCCTACAGTCCTGAGCTGATCGTGCACCCAGTATT AGACAGCTCCAATGcagtggaggaggtggagaaatGGCTGCCCAGACTGCACAGTGTTGTGGTTGGACCCGGTTTAGGGCGAGACGATAAGCTTCTTAAAAACGCCAAG GAAATCATAGAAAAATCCAAAGCCAGAGATATTCCTATAATTATCGATGCG GATGGCCTTTGGCTTGTTGCCCAGCAACCATCCGTCATCCAGGGTTACCAGAAGGGCATCCTCACGCCCAATTTCATGGAGTTCAGTCGGCTGTACGAAGCGGTG CACCACGAGCCCCTGGACAGCAGAGACAATCAGAGAAGTGCCATGCAGCTGAGCGCGGCCCTGGGGAACCTGACCATCGTGCTGAAGGGGGAAGAGGACATCATCACCGACGGCAACAGAG TGGTCGTGTGCAAACAGGAAGGCAGCGGTCGCAggtgtggggggcagggtgacCTCTTGTCGGGGGCTCTGGGAGCGCTGGCCCACTgggccttctcctcctctgcagaGACTTTGAAAAG CACAAGCCCCCCGCTGGTCGCGGCGTTCGGAGCGTGCACCCTGACCAGGCAGTGCAACCGGCAGGCCTTCCACAAGCACGGGCGGGCCACCACCACCTCGGACATGATCCAGGAGATCAGCAGCGCCTTCAAGACCCTGTTCGAGAGCTGA
- the naxd gene encoding ATP-dependent (S)-NAD(P)H-hydrate dehydratase isoform X3, translating into MQWGPGTVVTCVVTVTISIAVTLFTLNEEVIERSFSLGSAMQRNTENLLPLVRNVIPPLTPKKHKGQDGRVGIVGGCREYTGAPYFAAISALKVGADLSHVFCTKDAATVIKSYSPELIVHPVLDSSNAVEEVEKWLPRLHSVVVGPGLGRDDKLLKNAKEIIEKSKARDIPIIIDADGLWLVAQQPSVIQGYQKGILTPNFMEFSRLYEAVHHEPLDSRDNQRSAMQLSAALGNLTIVLKGEEDIITDGNRVVVCKQEGSGRRCGGQGDLLSGALGALAHWAFSSSAETLKSTSPPLVAAFGACTLTRQCNRQAFHKHGRATTTSDMIQEISSAFKTLFES; encoded by the exons ATGCAATGGGGACCGGGTACCGTGGTCACCTGTGTTGTGACAGTCACGATTTCGATTGCCGTAACACTCTTCACACTGAATGAGGAAG TTATCGAACGGTCGTTCTCCCTGGGCAGCGCGATGCAGAGGAACACGGAGAACCTCCTCCCCCTGGTGAGGAACGTCATCCCGCCTCTGACCCCGAAAAAGCACAAGGGGCAGGATGGCCGGGTCGGGATCGTCGGCGGTTGTCGAGA GTACACGGGAGCACCTTATTTTGCTGCAATCTCAGCTCTAAAAGTG GGGGCAGATTTGTCTCACGTGTTTTGTACCAAAGACGCTGCCACCGTGATCAAGTCCTACAGTCCTGAGCTGATCGTGCACCCAGTATT AGACAGCTCCAATGcagtggaggaggtggagaaatGGCTGCCCAGACTGCACAGTGTTGTGGTTGGACCCGGTTTAGGGCGAGACGATAAGCTTCTTAAAAACGCCAAG GAAATCATAGAAAAATCCAAAGCCAGAGATATTCCTATAATTATCGATGCG GATGGCCTTTGGCTTGTTGCCCAGCAACCATCCGTCATCCAGGGTTACCAGAAGGGCATCCTCACGCCCAATTTCATGGAGTTCAGTCGGCTGTACGAAGCGGTG CACCACGAGCCCCTGGACAGCAGAGACAATCAGAGAAGTGCCATGCAGCTGAGCGCGGCCCTGGGGAACCTGACCATCGTGCTGAAGGGGGAAGAGGACATCATCACCGACGGCAACAGAG TGGTCGTGTGCAAACAGGAAGGCAGCGGTCGCAggtgtggggggcagggtgacCTCTTGTCGGGGGCTCTGGGAGCGCTGGCCCACTgggccttctcctcctctgcagaGACTTTGAAAAG CACAAGCCCCCCGCTGGTCGCGGCGTTCGGAGCGTGCACCCTGACCAGGCAGTGCAACCGGCAGGCCTTCCACAAGCACGGGCGGGCCACCACCACCTCGGACATGATCCAGGAGATCAGCAGCGCCTTCAAGACCCTGTTCGAGAGCTGA
- the naxd gene encoding ATP-dependent (S)-NAD(P)H-hydrate dehydratase isoform X5, translating to MQRNTENLLPLVRNVIPPLTPKKHKGQDGRVGIVGGCREYTGAPYFAAISALKVGADLSHVFCTKDAATVIKSYSPELIVHPVLDSSNAVEEVEKWLPRLHSVVVGPGLGRDDKLLKNAKEIIEKSKARDIPIIIDADGLWLVAQQPSVIQGYQKGILTPNFMEFSRLYEAVHHEPLDSRDNQRSAMQLSAALGNLTIVLKGEEDIITDGNRVVVCKQEGSGRRCGGQGDLLSGALGALAHWAFSSSAETLKSTSPPLVAAFGACTLTRQCNRQAFHKHGRATTTSDMIQEISSAFKTLFES from the exons ATGCAGAGGAACACGGAGAACCTCCTCCCCCTGGTGAGGAACGTCATCCCGCCTCTGACCCCGAAAAAGCACAAGGGGCAGGATGGCCGGGTCGGGATCGTCGGCGGTTGTCGAGA GTACACGGGAGCACCTTATTTTGCTGCAATCTCAGCTCTAAAAGTG GGGGCAGATTTGTCTCACGTGTTTTGTACCAAAGACGCTGCCACCGTGATCAAGTCCTACAGTCCTGAGCTGATCGTGCACCCAGTATT AGACAGCTCCAATGcagtggaggaggtggagaaatGGCTGCCCAGACTGCACAGTGTTGTGGTTGGACCCGGTTTAGGGCGAGACGATAAGCTTCTTAAAAACGCCAAG GAAATCATAGAAAAATCCAAAGCCAGAGATATTCCTATAATTATCGATGCG GATGGCCTTTGGCTTGTTGCCCAGCAACCATCCGTCATCCAGGGTTACCAGAAGGGCATCCTCACGCCCAATTTCATGGAGTTCAGTCGGCTGTACGAAGCGGTG CACCACGAGCCCCTGGACAGCAGAGACAATCAGAGAAGTGCCATGCAGCTGAGCGCGGCCCTGGGGAACCTGACCATCGTGCTGAAGGGGGAAGAGGACATCATCACCGACGGCAACAGAG TGGTCGTGTGCAAACAGGAAGGCAGCGGTCGCAggtgtggggggcagggtgacCTCTTGTCGGGGGCTCTGGGAGCGCTGGCCCACTgggccttctcctcctctgcagaGACTTTGAAAAG CACAAGCCCCCCGCTGGTCGCGGCGTTCGGAGCGTGCACCCTGACCAGGCAGTGCAACCGGCAGGCCTTCCACAAGCACGGGCGGGCCACCACCACCTCGGACATGATCCAGGAGATCAGCAGCGCCTTCAAGACCCTGTTCGAGAGCTGA
- the cars2 gene encoding probable cysteine--tRNA ligase, mitochondrial isoform X1, translated as MYNIKMFRLQNVASRVIRLHDARLLQRNQCGVGYCFSGRNRIALNTQFAISFCTRDENKWKIPKGFDTGLKTYNSLTKRKEPLVLAKEGMATWYSCGPTVYDHAHLGHACSYVRFDIIQRILAGVFGINVISVMVITDIDDKIIKRSLQENISPTVLAQMYEEEFKNDMLALKVRPPSVYMRVTENIPQIIAFIQGIIRNGHAYATNKGNVYFDIRSIGNRYGKLRSTGDTAGEAGDIDKKDPRDFALWKGAKPGEPLWESPWGPGRPGWHIECSTIASSVFGSQLDIHTGGIDLAFPHHENEIAQCEAYHQCGQWGNYFLHSGHLHLKGSVEKMSKSLKNYITIKDFLQLYSANEFRMFCLLANYRSAIDYSEASMNEARSTLASISAFSHDAEAYMKGQLTCQAVEEAVLWERLAATQASVQAALADDFDTPRAVDAIRSLVHHGNCQLQAVTKGDSSSRSPAVFGAILSYIRGFLDNLGVGLLDTEVRAAADASGTLENVVEQLARFRAEVRAFALSPDDPAPAGEPARRPRPRPDRQPLLKACDALRSDLAPLGIHIKDRGANSTWEITRQKAGPEKDGDGA; from the exons AtgtacaacattaaaatgttcaggtTACAAAACGTGGCTAGCCGCGTTATAAGGCTACATGACGCAAGATTGCTGCAGCGAAACCAATGTGGAGTGGGGTATTGCTTCTCTGGTAGAAATCGTATAGCCTTAAACACACAGTTtgcaatttctttttgtaccCGGGATgagaataaatggaaaataccAAAAGGGTTCGACACTGGGTTAAAAACCTACAACAGTCTCACAAAACGAAAAGAGCCTCTGGTGCTGGCAAAGGAAGGAATGGCTACATG GTATAGCTGTGGACCCACAGTTTATGATCATGCACACCTTGGCCACGCATG CTCCTATGTCAGATTTGACATCATTCAAAGGATTTTAGCCGGGGTTTTTGGGATAAATGTAATCAGTGTTATGGTGATTACTGATATCGATGACAAAATTATTAAGAGAAGCTTGCAG GAAAACATTTCACCAACAGTCTTGGCTCAAATGTATGAGGAAGAATTTAAGAATGACATGCTAGCCTTGAAG GTGCGTCCACCATCGGTTTATATGCGAGTTACAGAGAACATACCTCAGATCATTGCCTTCATACAGGGAATCATCAGAAATGGACATGCATATGCCACAAATAAAG GAAATGTGTATTTTGACATCAGGTCAATTGGGAACCGATACGGCAAGCTCAGGAGTACAGGAGACACAGCTGGTGAGGCAG GGGACATTGACAAAAAGGACCCCAGGGATTTTGCGCTATGGAAGGGTGCGAAACCCGGGGAACCGCTTTGGGAGTCTCCCTGGGGACCAGGCCGACCTGGCTGGCACATTGAGTGTTCCACCATTGCCAG TTCTGTGTTCGGAAGTCAGCTGGACATCCACACTGGAGGCATCGACCTGGCTTTCCCCCATCATGAGAATGAGATTGCCCAGTGTGAAGCCTACCACCAATGTGGGCAATGGGGGAACTACTTCCTGCATTCAG ggCATCTTCACTTAAAAGGAAGCGTtgagaaaatgtcaaaatccTTGAAAAACTATATTACCATAAAG GATTTCCTGCAGTTGTACTCTGCCAATGAATTTCGAATGTTCTGCCTGTTGGCCAACTACAGATCAG CTATCGACTACAGCGAGGCCAGTATGAACGAAGCCCGGAGCACTCTGGCCTCCATCTCGGCCTTCTCTCATGACGCCGAGGCCTACATGAAGGGTCAGCTGACGTGCCAGGCAGTGGAGGAGGCCGTGCTGTGGGAAAG GTTAGCCGCCACTCAGGCCAGCGTTCAGGCAGCGCTGGCAGACGACTTTGACACGCCGAGGGCCGTCGATGCGATCAGGAGCCTCGTTCACCATGGCAACTGTCAGCTTCAGGCTGTTACCAAG GGCGACTCATCTTCCAGGAGTCCGGCCGTTTTCGGGGCGATTCTGTCCTACATCCGGGGGTTCCTGGATAACCTGGGCGTCGGATTGCTGGACACAGAG GTGAGAGCTGCGGCGGACGCCTCAGGGACCCTGGAGAACGTGGTGGAGCAGCTGGCCAGGTTCCGCGCCGAGGTGCGCGCGTTCGCGCTCTCCCCGGACGACCCCGCCCCCGCGGGGGAACCGGCCCGGCGCCCGCGGCCCCGCCCGGACCGCCAGCCCCTGCTGAAGGCCTGCGACGCCCTCCGCAGCGACCTGGCCCCGCTGGGCATCCACATCAAG GACAGGGGCGCCAACTCCACTTGGGAGATAACCAGGCAGAAGGCTGGGCCAGAGAAGGACGGAGACGGGGCGTAG
- the cars2 gene encoding probable cysteine--tRNA ligase, mitochondrial isoform X2 encodes MVITDIDDKIIKRSLQENISPTVLAQMYEEEFKNDMLALKVRPPSVYMRVTENIPQIIAFIQGIIRNGHAYATNKGNVYFDIRSIGNRYGKLRSTGDTAGEAGDIDKKDPRDFALWKGAKPGEPLWESPWGPGRPGWHIECSTIASSVFGSQLDIHTGGIDLAFPHHENEIAQCEAYHQCGQWGNYFLHSGHLHLKGSVEKMSKSLKNYITIKDFLQLYSANEFRMFCLLANYRSAIDYSEASMNEARSTLASISAFSHDAEAYMKGQLTCQAVEEAVLWERLAATQASVQAALADDFDTPRAVDAIRSLVHHGNCQLQAVTKGDSSSRSPAVFGAILSYIRGFLDNLGVGLLDTEVRAAADASGTLENVVEQLARFRAEVRAFALSPDDPAPAGEPARRPRPRPDRQPLLKACDALRSDLAPLGIHIKDRGANSTWEITRQKAGPEKDGDGA; translated from the exons ATGGTGATTACTGATATCGATGACAAAATTATTAAGAGAAGCTTGCAG GAAAACATTTCACCAACAGTCTTGGCTCAAATGTATGAGGAAGAATTTAAGAATGACATGCTAGCCTTGAAG GTGCGTCCACCATCGGTTTATATGCGAGTTACAGAGAACATACCTCAGATCATTGCCTTCATACAGGGAATCATCAGAAATGGACATGCATATGCCACAAATAAAG GAAATGTGTATTTTGACATCAGGTCAATTGGGAACCGATACGGCAAGCTCAGGAGTACAGGAGACACAGCTGGTGAGGCAG GGGACATTGACAAAAAGGACCCCAGGGATTTTGCGCTATGGAAGGGTGCGAAACCCGGGGAACCGCTTTGGGAGTCTCCCTGGGGACCAGGCCGACCTGGCTGGCACATTGAGTGTTCCACCATTGCCAG TTCTGTGTTCGGAAGTCAGCTGGACATCCACACTGGAGGCATCGACCTGGCTTTCCCCCATCATGAGAATGAGATTGCCCAGTGTGAAGCCTACCACCAATGTGGGCAATGGGGGAACTACTTCCTGCATTCAG ggCATCTTCACTTAAAAGGAAGCGTtgagaaaatgtcaaaatccTTGAAAAACTATATTACCATAAAG GATTTCCTGCAGTTGTACTCTGCCAATGAATTTCGAATGTTCTGCCTGTTGGCCAACTACAGATCAG CTATCGACTACAGCGAGGCCAGTATGAACGAAGCCCGGAGCACTCTGGCCTCCATCTCGGCCTTCTCTCATGACGCCGAGGCCTACATGAAGGGTCAGCTGACGTGCCAGGCAGTGGAGGAGGCCGTGCTGTGGGAAAG GTTAGCCGCCACTCAGGCCAGCGTTCAGGCAGCGCTGGCAGACGACTTTGACACGCCGAGGGCCGTCGATGCGATCAGGAGCCTCGTTCACCATGGCAACTGTCAGCTTCAGGCTGTTACCAAG GGCGACTCATCTTCCAGGAGTCCGGCCGTTTTCGGGGCGATTCTGTCCTACATCCGGGGGTTCCTGGATAACCTGGGCGTCGGATTGCTGGACACAGAG GTGAGAGCTGCGGCGGACGCCTCAGGGACCCTGGAGAACGTGGTGGAGCAGCTGGCCAGGTTCCGCGCCGAGGTGCGCGCGTTCGCGCTCTCCCCGGACGACCCCGCCCCCGCGGGGGAACCGGCCCGGCGCCCGCGGCCCCGCCCGGACCGCCAGCCCCTGCTGAAGGCCTGCGACGCCCTCCGCAGCGACCTGGCCCCGCTGGGCATCCACATCAAG GACAGGGGCGCCAACTCCACTTGGGAGATAACCAGGCAGAAGGCTGGGCCAGAGAAGGACGGAGACGGGGCGTAG